In Cervus elaphus chromosome 5, mCerEla1.1, whole genome shotgun sequence, the following proteins share a genomic window:
- the MBD3L1 gene encoding methyl-CpG-binding domain protein 3-like 1 translates to MMVKTSQRKHCDCGKLSKPKPGLNISIPLRMSSYIFKRPVTKITSHPSNEVRCYPWEETLDNPQQLYWQKRLQGLQACSSAGELLSPLDLAKVLRKIAPSCPGESLPRVRAGGPNSNPMATSAWSSDLSQTIPGADSSTPQLLCKQCLVTEEDIRNQERKVKTARERLAIALVADRLAGEAEKVWDQEGCPGPML, encoded by the coding sequence ATGATGGTGAAGACTTCACAGAGGAAGCATTGTGACTGTGGAAAACTATCCAAACCAAAGCCTGGTTTAAACATCTCAATCCCTCTGAGGATGTCCAGTTACATATTTAAGAGACCAGTGACTAAAATCACATCCCATCCCAGCAATGAGGTCAGATGTTATCCCTGGGAGGAAACATTGGACAACCCCCAACAGCTCTACTGGCAGAAGAGACTGCAAGGACTCCAGGCCTgcagcagtgcaggagaactgTTAAGTCCTCTGGATCTAGCCAAAGTCTTGCGAAAAATTGCACCAAGTTGCCCAGGTGAGTCCCTTCCACGGGTACGTGCAGGTGGTCCAAACTCCAACCCCATGGCCACCTCTGCCTGGTCTTCAGATTTGTCGCAGACCATTCCAGGAGCTGATTCCAGCACCCCACAGCTCCTCTGCAAACAGTGTCTGGTAACCGAGGAGGATATCAGGAAtcaggaaagaaaagtgaagacagcaagagagagacTGGCAATAGCACTGGTTGCCGATAGACTGGCTGGTGAGGCAGAGAAAGTGTGGGACCAAGAAGGATGCCCTGGGCCAATGCTGTGA